The genomic window TATAAATTTATTTCATACTTTTGATTAAACTTATTAACCATGAAAAAAGCTTTACTTCTCTTATTCACAAGCAGCATCTTGTGGGCACAAAATATTCCTGAACTATTCAATACCAATTGGTATATTTCACAGATGGTTATCGGAGGACAGACTACCATTACGCCGGTTATGGATTTTACTGTTCAGCCTTCAACTTTTGCAGTTGTTTCCGGAAACAATGTTTTTACTTCAAAATATTTTAATGTTTCAGGAATTGGGATTACATTTTCAACGATTGACGATACTTTTATGAAAAGTAATTCCGGAAGCTGTACGATTGCCGATTACTCGGGAACTAACATGACGGCCGTACAAGGCTATGACCAGAAGAATTGCGATTTTTACGGTCTGCCATCTATAGGAAATGCTTTCAGTTATGAAATTGTACCCAACGGTTCGGGTAAAACATTAATTGTAACAAACATTTCCAACGGGAATAAAATTTATTATAACAGCTTTATATTAAGGACAAAAGAAAATGAAACAAAGAGTGCTTTTTCGGTTTTTCCTAATCCTGTAAAAGAAAGTTTAACCATTGATAATCTAGGAAACGGGCTGTCTGTAAAGGTTTTCAATATGCTTGGGCAATTGATGTATGAAGGAAAAACAACCGATAGAAAAATTAAAATTGATGCTCAGAAGTTTTCAACGGGCGAGTATATTTTAACGATTCAAAATCACAAGTCGTATAAATTTATTAAAGAATAATTTAATTTTTTAATTCAAATAAAAACAAAAAACCGTCTCCACTATTGAAGACGGTTTTATTATTTTTTATAGACTACAGGCAGAATTTCATTTTTTCTCAGCCCATATTTTTTGATTTCTTCCTCCGTGAAATTTTGAGAATAAAAATTAGGTTCTGTTTCAAAACCGGCTTTTCTCAACCGATCAAAATAATCCATCCCGTACCAGCGAACGTGATCGTATTGTCCGAAATGTTTCTGACGCTCTTTTGGATCTTTAATTGTGAAATCTTCGTAGGTTTTTTCCAGAGAATTTTTCATCGGAACCTGCAAAATTCCCCATCCTCCGGGTTTTAAAACCCTGTATAATTCACTTATTGCCTTCGCATCGTCTTCGATATGTTCCAAGACATGATTGCAGAAAATAATATCAAAACTTTCATCGGCAAACGGAAGATCCAGAATATCCGCTTTCACGTCTACAATCGGGGAAAAAAGGTCGGCTGAAATATAATCCAGATTCCTCATTTTTTTGAATTTTCTTAAAAATTCCTGCTCGGGAGCGATGTGCAGAACTTTATAATTTTTAATAAAAAAATCAGTCTCATTCTGAAGATACAGCCACATCTGACGGTGTCTTTCCAGGCTTAATGTTCCGGGAGACAATGCATTTTCGCGCTGATTTCCGTAGCCGTAGGGAAGAAATTTCCGGTAAGACCTTCCGTCAATCGGGTCGAAAAACTGATCTCCTTTAAAGAATTTATAAATAAGCGGCCGCGCCCAGATACTCATCTTGATAAGCATCGGACGTGGAATTTTATTTAATAAGAGTTTAGTGACTTTTTTCATTAAAAATCCAATTGGAAAGCCTTTTCTTCGTCGCTCTCGATTCCCAAAGCATCATAAATATACTGGAATGTAGAAAGCAGCACCGGTTTTCCGTTGATCACCGCTACATCATGTTCGAAATGTGCAGAAGGTTGATTATCAAGGGTTGTCACCGTCCAGCCATCATTGTGGAACTTCACTTTTTCCGTTCCCAGATTGATCATCGGCTCGATGGCGATGGCTAACCCGTCTTTGATCACTTTTCCACTGCCCTGTCTTCCGTAATTCGGAACCTGAGGATCTTCATGCATTTTTCTTCCCAAACCATGTCCTACAAGCTCTTTTACCACTCCATATCCTTCTTTTTCACAGTGTCTCTGAATAGCATAAGAAATATCCCCGATTCTTTTTCCTCTGATGCACTGCTCAATCCCTTTGTATAAAGATTCTTTAGCAACTTTCAAAAGTTTTTTTGTTTCAGGATTTACTTCTCCGATTTCAAAAGTATAGGCGTGATCGCCCACAAAACCATTCAAAATAACGCCGCAATCTACAGAAAGTACATCACCTTCTTTGACAACATCATTGTTTGGAAACCCGTGAACAACCTGATCGTTCGGGGAAATACACAAAGAATACGGAAAACCTCCATATCCTAAAAAAGCAGGTTCGGCACCGTGATCTTTAATAAAATCATGGGCCAATTTATCTAAATGCAAAGTGGTAATCCCTGGTTTGATTTCTTTTGCCAACATTCCCAATGTTTTTGAAACCAAACGGGCACTTTCCTTCATAAGACGTAACTCGTCAATTGTTTTTAATTGAATCATTGTTCTAAATTACCAATGTATTAGTGTATTAATGTAACAGTATTAAAGAATTGCTAATTGCTACATTGTTAAATTATTACATTATTATTCTACCAGAATAATCCTCTTTTCTTTTCTTTTTTAAGTTTTGAATAGGCAAGAACTTCTTTTCCTTCTACACGGAATTCTATCCTTTCCTGAATGATGTTGTAGATCTCACCCCAACCTGGGAATCCACCAAGATTTCTGTCATCAATAAACCAATCTGCATCGAGCTTTCTTGATTGAGTTTCAGAATCAAAAACTTCTCCTTCAAAACTTGAGTTTACAGCATAGAATTCGATGCCGTTTTGTTTGCAGAATTCTACTGCCTCGTCCAACGTTTTTCCGTGTCTGTATGTCCAAAGTATCAGTCTGTATCCTTCACCCTGAAGCCTTCTCAGTGTTTCAAAAGCAAAAATTTTCGGTTTCCCAATTGCCGGATAAGCATCATCTACGATGGTTCCATCGAAGTCTACAGCAATTTTTTTATTACTCATCATTTCGAATATATTTTTGAAGTGCAAAGATACAAATAAAAAGAGTGCCAAAATACTCGGCACTCCTTAGTTTTATAATTTAATGATAATATGGAACTAACTTTTCACCCAATTGAACTGAAATTGTAAATCAGGTGTTGAAATTCTGTCGGTGATCTTCTGTAATCTTCCTGGTAATTTCATTAGATATTCCTGAGCCTTTTCGGCCTTTTCAGTAAGACCTTTTACATGCTCAATCTTCCATTCATCCAACAAATCTTTTAAAATATTGATGTAATCCTGTCCGGTATACACCATACATCTCTGTGCTGCATCAGAAAAATGTCCCCAAAGTTCACCCGCCATCTGTCCGGATTGTCTCATCATGTGAGCCGGCATTACGATCTTTTTACGCATCATATCTTCAAACGCCAGGATCATTTCCGAAGGATCAATTTCTAAGATTTTTGCTACGAAATGCTTGTATGCTTTTGCGTGTCTTGCCTCATCAGCTGCAATTACACCACACATTTTTGCTAGCTTTCCGTTTCCGGACTGTTTTGCCAGTGTACCTACCCTTCTGTGAGAAATATTGGTAGCCGTCTCCTGAAAACTTGTATACACGAAGTTTCTGTAAGGATCCATACTTGTTCCCAGATCGAAACCGTCGTTAATTAAATACTGAGTCGTGATTTCCACTTCTCTCATATTCACTCTTCCGCACAGGTAAAGATATTTGCTTAAAAGATCTCCATGTCTGTTTTCTTCGGCAGTCCAGGCTCTTATCCAGTTTGCCCAGCCCACTTCTTTCTTTTCCTGATCGATTCCGTCTACACCCATCAGCCAAGATTCGTATGATGGTAAAGCTTCTTCAGTGATACAGTCACCAATTAATGTTACGAATAAATCGTAAGGCATTTCACGTGCAAAAGTCTGGATCTCATCTAAATCGTATCTGAAATTGTCGCTCGACGGATCCGGAAGGTAATCAGAAGGTTGCCAGATTTTTTCTATAGGCGTTAAAAATTTATCCAGAAAAGAACCTACTTCCTTTTCCAAAATTCCCATTACTTCTTTCCTTACGAGCGCTTGATACATTTTTAGAATTTAGAATTAAACTGCAAAGTTATGATATTATTTATTATTTAGGACATAATAATTTGTTAATTGTTCTGATATTAATCATAAAAAATGCCGCTATATAAATTATAACGACATTTTTTCGTTAATATTATTCAATTTTAGCTAACTAAAATATCTCCCGTCATTACTTCCGGAATTGGGATTCCCATTACTTTCAAAATTGTTGGGGCAACGTCTCCCAGTTTACCCGATTTCAAATTCCAGGTGTGGTCTTTATCCATTACGATGAAAGGCACCAGATTGGTTGAATGTTGCGTATTTGGTGTTCCGTCAGGATTAATCATTACATCAGAATTTCCGTGGTCTGCCAAAATGAAAACTGCATATCCGTGTTCGTAGGCTGTCATTGCAACTTTTTCGATGCATTTATCTACTGTCTCGGCTGCTTTTACCGCTGCTTCAAAAACGCCTGTATGACCTACCATGTCTGTATTAGCAAAATTTAAACAAATAAAATCTGCTGTCTCATTTTCCAACTCAGGAACGATGGCATTGGTGATGTCATAGGCTGACATTTCCGGTTTTAAATCGTATGTCGGAACGTCTTTCGGGCTTGGACAAAGTAATCTTTTTTCACCCACAAATTCTGTTTCCCTGCCTCCTGAAAAGAAGAACGTAACGTGAGGATATTTCTCTGTTTCCGCAATTCTGATCTGTGTCTTATGGTTTTTTTCCAAAATTTCACCCATTGTGTCATGCAACACTTCTTCATCGAAAACTACGTGTACATTCTGGAATGTTTTGTCATAATTGGTTAAAGTCACATAATAAAGGTTCAGCTTTCTCATGAAATATTCCGGAAAATCTTTCTGTGAAAGCACTTCTGTGATTTCTCTCCCTCTATCTGTACGGAAATTGAAGCAAATTACTACATCATTATCAACGATTTTTGCGACAGGAACTACATTCCCGATAGCCGTAGAATCAATCATTATGATGGGTTTCATAAATTCATCGGTGATATTTTCATCGTAAGACTTCTGAATGGCCGGCAAAGCATCTGTTGTCTGATCTCCAACACCTTCTACCAAGGCATCATAAGCGATTTTCACGCGTTCCCATCTTTTATCTCTGTCCATTGCGTAATATCTGCCGACAACGGTTGCCAATTTTCCGGTGGTTGCTTCCATGTGCTTCTGAAGCTCCTCGATAAATCCTTTTCCTGAGTGCGGATCACAGTCGCGACCGTCTGTAAAAGCGTGTACAAAGACATTTTCATTTAAGCCAAATTCTTTTGCGGCTGTTAAAAGACCTTTCAGGTGATTGATATGAGAATGTACTCCCCCATTGGAAACCAAACCGATGAAATGTACTTTTTTGTTTTCTCTTTTAGCATATTCAAAAGCGTCCTGAATGACTTTTTCCTGACCCAGCGTTCCGTTTTCAACTGCCATATTCAGCTTTACAAGGTTTTGATAAACGACTCTTCCGGCTCCTAAATTCATGTGTCCCACCTCAGAATTTCCCATCTGTCCTACAGGAAGTCCTACCGCTAAACCACTCGCTTCAAGTGTCGTGTGCGGAAATTTTTGGTAACAACTATCTATAAATGGTGTATTTGCTTTATCTATTGCAGAAACGTCCGGATTCATTCCCAATCCCCATCCGTCAAGGATCGCTAATATTGCTTTTTTTGACATTGTGTATGATTTAAACATACAAATTTATCTATTTTCCTATGAATATAAGAATTTGAAAGGATTATTTTGAAAACATTCATACGTATGTAAATTAATTAAATAAAAATGTAGAAAAAAATCATATAATTCCATTGAATATAATCAATTACTATTGACGTTTTTCATCCAGATATACAGATCTTCTCCTGAGGAAATATTCAGTCTTTTTCTCAGTCTATTTTTTCTGATCTGTATAGACTGTGGTTGTACGAATGTATATGTAGCAATGTCTTTGGTAGAAAAGTTCAGAAATAATAAAGCACAGAATTTTAATTCACTGTTTTGTAATTGGGGTTCAATTTGTAGCAGTTTTGGAAAAAAATTAGGATAAACTTCTTGAAATCTTGTCATAAACTCCGGGTCATTATTTTTAGCCAATAGAATCACTTCTTCAAAAGCAACATTCAGCTTTTGAGTCAATACTTTGGTTTCCTGCTCTTTTACATTGAGAATTTTATTTTTTTTGCGTATTCTCTTATTCACTAAGAAAATAAAAATGATAGAAACTATACCTGCTGCAAATATAATATAAAGTAAAAGGTTGTTCCTGTCTTCCATAGGCTTTTGCTTTTCTTCTACCAGAAGGTCGACGGTATCTTTTAGATTTGCCTCCTCTATTATCTTTAAGCTATCGTTAAGAGTATTATATTTAAGCGCATATTTTTTTTCATTATCCTTTTCACCTGTTTTTTCATATATTCCTGACATTAAGCTATATAATTCCAATAGTTTTTTTAAATTCTTTACTTTTGCAGCAAGGTCTATTGCTTTTTTATAATCCATAATGGCTGAATCATATTGTTTTTTCGCCTCATTAATTTCACCTAAAAGCTTAAATGTTCTGAATTCATTATTGCCCAATACAATAAGTACAGATTGAGCTGACTTTATATAAAATTCTGCAGAATCAATTTTATTTTCTTTAACCTTTGCTTCAGCCAAGATTAAAAGTGCAATTTTTAAACTTGTATTCAAACCCGAATTCAGATTTTTAGGTTTTTTTACCTCTTCAATAACCCTCTTACCGTAATAAGTAGCAGAATCATAGCTCTTTTTCTCAATATAGTTTTTAGCCATTTCAACCAAAGTCATGGCATTTGAGGAATATCTGGTAGAATCTACTTTTATATTGTTTGCCAGTACTATATTTTTTCTGAGTTTTTTCAATGCTTCATCATACATTTTAATTCCTTTATAATTCATGCTGTATAATAAATTCATAGAAATTTCTTCATCCTCGTCATCCAAATTTTTAAACTCAGATTCCATTAATTTCAAATAATAATTACTTTTATTATATCTGTACTGCATAGAAAAAGCAAGAGCTAAATTATAGCATGCATATACTTTTCCTTTGGGATAATTAATACGCTTTGAGTCTTCCAGTATTGAAAGATTTAATTTAATCATGTTATCTGTTTGACCTTCAAAAAGAAGAGCATTAGATTTTTCCAGCCTGTTATCAATAACTGTTGGAGTAATCTTCTGCTGAGCAAACAGAAAAAAAGGAAAAAGTAAAATAAGAAATCTCATAGGTTTAGAGTTTTTTTCAATTGTAAATTTCTCAATCAAGAATAAGTAATTTACCTACAATAATATTAAATTTACCATTAAAATTAATAAGTAATCCATCTTATTCACAATTCATATGTATTTTATTCAAGTTTTGATATTTCTTTTAGCATTAAAGAATATAGCAGCTTTTATTAATTATTATTAATTTTGCGGTATG from Chryseobacterium wanjuense includes these protein-coding regions:
- a CDS encoding tetratricopeptide repeat protein, encoding MRFLILLFPFFLFAQQKITPTVIDNRLEKSNALLFEGQTDNMIKLNLSILEDSKRINYPKGKVYACYNLALAFSMQYRYNKSNYYLKLMESEFKNLDDEDEEISMNLLYSMNYKGIKMYDEALKKLRKNIVLANNIKVDSTRYSSNAMTLVEMAKNYIEKKSYDSATYYGKRVIEEVKKPKNLNSGLNTSLKIALLILAEAKVKENKIDSAEFYIKSAQSVLIVLGNNEFRTFKLLGEINEAKKQYDSAIMDYKKAIDLAAKVKNLKKLLELYSLMSGIYEKTGEKDNEKKYALKYNTLNDSLKIIEEANLKDTVDLLVEEKQKPMEDRNNLLLYIIFAAGIVSIIFIFLVNKRIRKKNKILNVKEQETKVLTQKLNVAFEEVILLAKNNDPEFMTRFQEVYPNFFPKLLQIEPQLQNSELKFCALLFLNFSTKDIATYTFVQPQSIQIRKNRLRKRLNISSGEDLYIWMKNVNSN
- a CDS encoding acyl-ACP desaturase; amino-acid sequence: MYQALVRKEVMGILEKEVGSFLDKFLTPIEKIWQPSDYLPDPSSDNFRYDLDEIQTFAREMPYDLFVTLIGDCITEEALPSYESWLMGVDGIDQEKKEVGWANWIRAWTAEENRHGDLLSKYLYLCGRVNMREVEITTQYLINDGFDLGTSMDPYRNFVYTSFQETATNISHRRVGTLAKQSGNGKLAKMCGVIAADEARHAKAYKHFVAKILEIDPSEMILAFEDMMRKKIVMPAHMMRQSGQMAGELWGHFSDAAQRCMVYTGQDYINILKDLLDEWKIEHVKGLTEKAEKAQEYLMKLPGRLQKITDRISTPDLQFQFNWVKS
- the map gene encoding type I methionyl aminopeptidase, translating into MIQLKTIDELRLMKESARLVSKTLGMLAKEIKPGITTLHLDKLAHDFIKDHGAEPAFLGYGGFPYSLCISPNDQVVHGFPNNDVVKEGDVLSVDCGVILNGFVGDHAYTFEIGEVNPETKKLLKVAKESLYKGIEQCIRGKRIGDISYAIQRHCEKEGYGVVKELVGHGLGRKMHEDPQVPNYGRQGSGKVIKDGLAIAIEPMINLGTEKVKFHNDGWTVTTLDNQPSAHFEHDVAVINGKPVLLSTFQYIYDALGIESDEEKAFQLDF
- the gpmI gene encoding 2,3-bisphosphoglycerate-independent phosphoglycerate mutase produces the protein MSKKAILAILDGWGLGMNPDVSAIDKANTPFIDSCYQKFPHTTLEASGLAVGLPVGQMGNSEVGHMNLGAGRVVYQNLVKLNMAVENGTLGQEKVIQDAFEYAKRENKKVHFIGLVSNGGVHSHINHLKGLLTAAKEFGLNENVFVHAFTDGRDCDPHSGKGFIEELQKHMEATTGKLATVVGRYYAMDRDKRWERVKIAYDALVEGVGDQTTDALPAIQKSYDENITDEFMKPIIMIDSTAIGNVVPVAKIVDNDVVICFNFRTDRGREITEVLSQKDFPEYFMRKLNLYYVTLTNYDKTFQNVHVVFDEEVLHDTMGEILEKNHKTQIRIAETEKYPHVTFFFSGGRETEFVGEKRLLCPSPKDVPTYDLKPEMSAYDITNAIVPELENETADFICLNFANTDMVGHTGVFEAAVKAAETVDKCIEKVAMTAYEHGYAVFILADHGNSDVMINPDGTPNTQHSTNLVPFIVMDKDHTWNLKSGKLGDVAPTILKVMGIPIPEVMTGDILVS
- a CDS encoding T9SS type A sorting domain-containing protein; translation: MKKALLLLFTSSILWAQNIPELFNTNWYISQMVIGGQTTITPVMDFTVQPSTFAVVSGNNVFTSKYFNVSGIGITFSTIDDTFMKSNSGSCTIADYSGTNMTAVQGYDQKNCDFYGLPSIGNAFSYEIVPNGSGKTLIVTNISNGNKIYYNSFILRTKENETKSAFSVFPNPVKESLTIDNLGNGLSVKVFNMLGQLMYEGKTTDRKIKIDAQKFSTGEYILTIQNHKSYKFIKE
- a CDS encoding class I SAM-dependent methyltransferase; the protein is MKKVTKLLLNKIPRPMLIKMSIWARPLIYKFFKGDQFFDPIDGRSYRKFLPYGYGNQRENALSPGTLSLERHRQMWLYLQNETDFFIKNYKVLHIAPEQEFLRKFKKMRNLDYISADLFSPIVDVKADILDLPFADESFDIIFCNHVLEHIEDDAKAISELYRVLKPGGWGILQVPMKNSLEKTYEDFTIKDPKERQKHFGQYDHVRWYGMDYFDRLRKAGFETEPNFYSQNFTEEEIKKYGLRKNEILPVVYKK
- a CDS encoding BT0820 family HAD-type phosphatase: MMSNKKIAVDFDGTIVDDAYPAIGKPKIFAFETLRRLQGEGYRLILWTYRHGKTLDEAVEFCKQNGIEFYAVNSSFEGEVFDSETQSRKLDADWFIDDRNLGGFPGWGEIYNIIQERIEFRVEGKEVLAYSKLKKEKKRGLFW